A genomic region of Mycobacterium sp. Aquia_213 contains the following coding sequences:
- a CDS encoding NAD(P)/FAD-dependent oxidoreductase — protein sequence MSIDLRLRTGLDVVVAEAGGETVERFGESVPPDILLALDRLGLSDVFRADGHCSCPGSVSFWGRNKPGYNDFILNPIGPAWHIDRPRFEAMLRARARETGASMWTATRAVAVDAADDGFIVTLRHRSQGTRRVRAAWVVDATGCAAWFARRQGARRCTHDRMVAIVRLADIGSGAFTAQTLVEATAQGWWYCARLPHDRIVTVLVTDRHAARGARLADYARWRELLGCTTLLAPRLDACRLGEERFRTYPVASATLDRVEGDRWLAIGDAASSLDPIAAQGIFKALADAADATEVIAAAASCSAPPWGYTERVAARFEDYLANRAYLYGLERRWAGAPFWRQRTMV from the coding sequence GTGTCGATCGACCTTCGGCTAAGGACTGGGCTGGACGTCGTCGTCGCCGAAGCCGGTGGCGAGACGGTGGAACGCTTCGGGGAGAGTGTGCCGCCCGACATCCTGCTTGCCCTGGACCGGCTTGGTCTCAGCGACGTCTTTCGTGCCGATGGGCACTGCAGCTGCCCGGGCAGCGTGTCGTTTTGGGGCCGAAACAAGCCCGGGTACAACGATTTCATCCTCAACCCCATCGGGCCGGCGTGGCATATCGATCGTCCCCGATTCGAAGCGATGCTGCGGGCGCGGGCGCGGGAGACGGGAGCGTCGATGTGGACCGCGACGCGGGCTGTTGCTGTGGACGCCGCCGATGACGGGTTCATCGTGACGCTGCGGCACCGCTCGCAGGGCACGCGGCGGGTTCGCGCCGCCTGGGTCGTCGACGCAACCGGCTGTGCTGCCTGGTTTGCCCGCCGGCAGGGCGCGAGACGCTGCACGCACGACCGCATGGTTGCGATCGTGCGCCTCGCGGATATCGGATCGGGGGCATTCACCGCGCAGACCCTCGTCGAGGCGACCGCGCAGGGATGGTGGTACTGCGCGCGACTTCCGCACGATCGCATCGTGACGGTGCTGGTCACCGACCGGCACGCAGCGCGTGGCGCGCGGCTTGCCGACTATGCCCGGTGGCGTGAGCTGCTCGGCTGCACCACGCTGCTGGCGCCGCGCCTGGACGCATGCCGACTCGGTGAGGAGCGTTTCCGCACCTACCCGGTTGCCTCCGCGACGCTCGACAGGGTCGAGGGGGACCGCTGGCTTGCGATCGGCGATGCAGCATCCTCGCTGGATCCGATTGCCGCGCAAGGCATTTTCAAGGCGTTGGCCGACGCTGCCGATGCCACTGAGGTGATCGCTGCCGCAGCCAGCTGCAGCGCGCCGCCTTGGGGTTACACCGAGCGGGTCGCCGCCAGGTTCGAGGACTACCTCGCCAACCGCGCCTACCTCTACGGGCTGGAACGGCGATGGGCAGGCGCGCCATTTTGGCGCCAGCGCACGATGGTCTGA
- a CDS encoding LodA/GoxA family CTQ-dependent oxidase — protein MTSQAKTAPQAKTVFKLHPAINFARLGTSNDYYLSPETSAGLPMPADPHSDAVGGLPINPDTEKPITSDDLRDRDGNLKRQAARFRIFAYTIEHPDTEDTYPSKWPVKEIVKGDTLPDGRRVKDVIWTVHLANKKANAYNVVNAQGVKAYAEYKVNARGEEVYVGPKVPQLRNPEEYGDGTSVDPETRVRKLVIDPGPRAIMSSVGGRVSFSFEPTAPVSYSDGHGGISERNDYPKSFPQQSFPDDPLFQPSGPLDTLGELTTDARGRLLVLPGKGRTAAWHDEYGQPMPLTGDLNNGGWFDDAADGPVSATILFDDDEHSPEEAVGAWVVCTDPAYAPQIRNVVSVWDDVYDTWVRELDLQPEIYKIAAKGREGAYQDDYHPSFDADIYPIFRAAALQRWTANLPELAVRAHHAVEQIKADDKADETIMAGLAYIRDPNKDELDVGVPLMPLSLGDAGQAFLTVTKTQYFFLKQWSKDKLGTGTGSKLGPGEYLDMAALSNCLGGRYVPGIEVSHPIRRPEMYQTDWRTSRCGPFRVKYAYDPSRYEKLQLDEHGRPKPVLTVGWLPFRKTEGLEPGDISKFMAIPWQTDYNSCSIHQTKINTAGVNTTNGNELTLYWSWPSQRPDAVYPATDVVGGVLPDQVWSIRGPGTLTTDPKTTATFQDPLDSVQKWDRIGIVLQGTAITGDDYPADFYLEAESRLPTAGQSVNVVPDWPFNANDPSAAAGLS, from the coding sequence ATGACCTCACAGGCCAAAACGGCTCCACAAGCTAAAACGGTCTTCAAGCTTCACCCGGCGATCAACTTCGCCCGCCTGGGAACCAGTAACGACTACTACCTGTCTCCCGAGACGAGCGCCGGGCTGCCCATGCCAGCGGACCCCCATAGCGACGCGGTCGGTGGCCTGCCGATCAACCCTGACACCGAAAAGCCCATCACCAGCGACGATCTGCGCGACCGCGACGGCAACCTGAAACGCCAAGCCGCGCGCTTCCGCATCTTCGCCTACACGATCGAACACCCAGACACCGAAGACACCTACCCCAGCAAGTGGCCCGTCAAGGAGATCGTGAAGGGCGACACGTTGCCCGACGGCCGGCGGGTCAAAGATGTTATCTGGACCGTGCACCTGGCCAACAAGAAAGCCAACGCCTACAACGTGGTCAACGCCCAAGGGGTGAAGGCCTACGCCGAATACAAGGTGAACGCCCGCGGGGAGGAGGTCTACGTCGGCCCCAAGGTTCCGCAACTGCGCAACCCCGAGGAGTACGGCGACGGAACGTCGGTCGACCCGGAGACGCGGGTGAGAAAACTGGTGATCGATCCCGGGCCCCGCGCGATCATGTCCAGCGTGGGTGGCCGGGTCTCGTTCTCGTTCGAGCCGACGGCACCGGTCAGCTATTCCGACGGACATGGCGGCATCAGCGAGCGCAACGATTACCCAAAGTCCTTCCCGCAGCAGTCCTTCCCGGATGACCCCTTGTTCCAACCCAGCGGACCGCTCGACACCCTCGGCGAGCTGACGACCGACGCAAGAGGGCGCCTGCTGGTGCTGCCCGGCAAAGGCCGGACGGCGGCGTGGCACGACGAATACGGGCAGCCGATGCCGCTCACCGGCGATTTGAACAACGGGGGGTGGTTCGACGACGCCGCCGACGGCCCGGTGTCGGCGACGATTCTGTTCGATGACGACGAACACTCACCCGAGGAAGCCGTCGGCGCCTGGGTCGTGTGCACCGACCCCGCCTACGCACCCCAGATTCGCAACGTGGTGTCGGTCTGGGACGACGTCTACGACACCTGGGTGCGCGAGCTCGACCTCCAACCGGAGATCTACAAAATAGCCGCAAAAGGCAGAGAAGGCGCCTACCAAGACGATTACCATCCGTCGTTCGACGCGGACATCTACCCGATCTTCCGCGCTGCCGCCCTGCAGCGGTGGACCGCGAATCTGCCTGAGCTGGCCGTGCGGGCGCACCACGCGGTCGAGCAGATCAAAGCCGACGACAAGGCGGACGAAACAATCATGGCCGGGCTCGCCTACATCCGGGACCCGAACAAGGACGAGCTCGATGTGGGCGTCCCGTTGATGCCGCTGTCGCTGGGTGATGCCGGGCAGGCCTTCCTCACGGTGACCAAAACCCAGTACTTCTTCCTCAAGCAGTGGAGCAAAGACAAGCTCGGCACCGGCACCGGCAGCAAGCTCGGACCGGGCGAATACCTCGACATGGCGGCGCTGAGCAACTGCCTCGGCGGACGCTACGTGCCGGGCATCGAGGTCAGCCACCCGATCCGTCGACCGGAGATGTACCAGACGGATTGGCGGACATCGCGTTGCGGGCCCTTCCGGGTCAAGTACGCATACGACCCCAGTAGATACGAGAAGCTTCAGCTAGACGAGCATGGGAGGCCAAAGCCGGTCCTGACCGTCGGTTGGCTCCCTTTCCGCAAGACCGAGGGGCTAGAGCCCGGCGATATTTCCAAGTTCATGGCGATCCCCTGGCAGACCGACTACAACTCCTGTTCGATCCATCAGACGAAGATCAACACCGCGGGCGTCAACACCACCAACGGTAACGAGCTGACGCTCTACTGGTCGTGGCCGTCGCAGCGGCCCGACGCCGTGTACCCGGCGACAGACGTGGTCGGCGGTGTGCTGCCCGATCAGGTCTGGTCCATTCGCGGCCCGGGCACATTGACCACCGATCCCAAGACGACGGCCACCTTCCAGGATCCGTTGGATTCCGTGCAGAAGTGGGATCGGATCGGCATCGTTTTGCAAGGCACAGCGATCACCGGCGACGACTATCCGGCGGACTTCTACCTCGAGGCGGAAAGCCGCCTACCAACCGCGGGGCAGTCGGTCAATGTGGTGCCCGACTGGCCGTTCAACGCCAACGACCCCTCCGCCGCTGCTGGGTTGAGCTGA
- a CDS encoding ferritin-like domain-containing protein, with translation MPEIPEDQWTLDALCGHLQMAAFLEAWTIPYYMAAMFSIVDRANLAYQHLQSVLHQEMLHLQLVANVANAYGRSPWLNPAWFSYEPNEVPYLQFDFTPSSTPTAVSDPRDEYKPRNAAIGPLDKSRVNTMCLIEFPDWSTGSKPAYRSNMTEYDSIGQFYDALEFGARQLKSAPIVGGRRQVDMFSAFYRRLPRVTVDSSGEAGLAQVLMLLDVIRDQGEAAKADDPIHRPNENTADDRYPTLSHYEKFRQIRKHKPLPKIYPDTVPVTDPDKYTTAQGHLERILIDNFAAFVTALNELFAGNHPDDFVPLMVTLGANILTCWRNGVTPKFTDTTPLASMQLASPQLASPQLASIDLSDRSFYDLTGQNGSTS, from the coding sequence ATGCCGGAAATTCCGGAAGACCAGTGGACACTCGACGCCTTGTGCGGTCACCTGCAGATGGCGGCTTTTCTCGAAGCGTGGACGATCCCCTACTACATGGCGGCGATGTTCTCGATTGTCGATCGGGCGAACCTGGCCTACCAGCATCTCCAGTCGGTGCTTCACCAGGAGATGCTGCACCTGCAACTGGTCGCCAACGTCGCCAATGCGTACGGCCGCAGCCCATGGCTCAACCCCGCGTGGTTTTCCTACGAGCCCAACGAGGTCCCCTATCTCCAATTCGATTTCACTCCATCGTCGACCCCGACCGCGGTTTCTGACCCCAGAGACGAATACAAACCGCGCAACGCCGCGATCGGGCCGCTCGACAAATCTCGCGTGAACACCATGTGCCTCATCGAGTTCCCGGACTGGTCGACGGGATCCAAACCCGCATACCGCAGCAACATGACCGAGTACGACAGCATCGGCCAGTTCTACGACGCCCTCGAATTCGGCGCGAGGCAGCTGAAGTCAGCCCCGATCGTGGGGGGCCGACGACAGGTCGACATGTTCTCGGCCTTCTACCGCCGGCTGCCCCGCGTGACGGTGGATTCGAGCGGCGAGGCAGGTCTCGCGCAGGTCCTGATGCTGCTGGACGTCATCCGCGACCAAGGTGAGGCGGCGAAGGCCGACGACCCCATCCACCGGCCGAATGAGAACACCGCCGACGACCGGTATCCGACGCTCAGCCACTACGAGAAGTTCCGCCAGATCCGCAAGCACAAGCCTCTTCCCAAGATCTATCCCGACACTGTCCCGGTGACCGACCCCGACAAATACACCACCGCCCAAGGCCACCTCGAGCGGATCCTGATCGACAACTTCGCGGCGTTCGTCACAGCGCTCAACGAGCTGTTCGCCGGCAACCACCCCGACGACTTCGTTCCCCTGATGGTGACGCTCGGCGCCAACATCCTCACCTGCTGGAGAAACGGCGTGACCCCGAAGTTCACCGACACGACCCCGTTGGCGTCCATGCAGTTGGCGTCCCCGCAGTTGGCGTCCCCGCAGTTGGCGTCCATCGATCTGTCAGACAGGAGTTTCTATGACCTCACAGGCCAAAACGGCTCCACAAGCTAA
- a CDS encoding S8 family serine peptidase produces MVRKRIIAYYMNEAESDAAHMAMPDAESTDSYVVGEIDETAINGLSAQGLIIQEMPDAAPPPLGVLSPSLMAAADSQVEFVPEFDPTRANIYTILLAGPLLEAWRQQFDALEVEIVEAIGPQTYTAVLGPTQLGPVSNLPFVVSLHVHVESEQAPPIPESRSGPPVDSGSARIVTYDIRLKSPEDADQVLAHLAGREAIVAGVRGHKMRIVVKDDSPLLSDLRAMPEVYRLEEYVPPKLSNDRARALLGIDAPTSGNPTTATSNIPFDGRGQTVGIADTGLDDRHPDFQGRLVGISALGRVGDHSDPIGHGTHVAGSVGGDGTASAGKIMGMAPAVSIFFQSILDAQGRLGGLPWDLNDLFDEAYQAGARIHNNSWGAATASRYTFNSTEIDEFVDSHRDMTIVIAAGNEGTARQPFNSRPGFVDWLSIGSPATSKNGVTVGASQTDRTSGGYSKLTWGKAWPADFPMAPIATEMTSGDPESMAAFSSRGPCDDRRIKPDVVAPGTNISSTKSSRAPLAEFWGSVPGYNGRYAYMGGTSMATPIVSGCLALIRQYYVDERDSDPSAALLKATLINSTRRLTGSTAVADFAALPNFHQGFGCVDMRWALPNPGAPDLRLEFRDTWKDPTQQFTSTGQSLRYVITAGDARPLRLCLAYTDIPGRALQNDLNLFVQSLATGQKWVGNQDLPMRLSPVDAENNVEIVRIDEPPPGGYLIQIAATNLLSTKGQDFALVVTGDLKSGISAFSRSSSTMASRPGT; encoded by the coding sequence ATGGTCAGGAAGCGCATCATTGCCTACTACATGAATGAGGCCGAAAGCGATGCCGCCCACATGGCAATGCCGGACGCGGAATCGACTGATTCCTACGTCGTTGGCGAAATTGACGAGACGGCCATCAATGGCCTGTCGGCACAAGGTCTCATCATCCAGGAGATGCCTGATGCCGCACCGCCGCCGCTTGGTGTTCTCTCACCGTCCCTGATGGCCGCCGCTGACAGCCAAGTAGAGTTCGTGCCCGAGTTCGATCCGACGCGGGCCAACATCTACACAATTTTGCTCGCCGGCCCGCTTCTTGAAGCCTGGCGGCAGCAGTTTGACGCCCTCGAAGTCGAGATCGTCGAGGCCATCGGCCCGCAGACCTACACCGCAGTACTCGGGCCGACGCAGCTTGGCCCAGTCAGTAACCTGCCTTTCGTCGTCTCGCTACATGTGCATGTCGAATCAGAGCAGGCACCACCGATCCCGGAGTCACGGTCGGGACCGCCCGTCGACTCCGGCTCCGCCCGGATCGTGACTTACGATATTCGCCTCAAATCGCCCGAGGACGCCGACCAAGTGCTGGCCCATCTCGCCGGCCGCGAAGCGATTGTCGCCGGAGTCCGCGGACACAAGATGCGCATTGTTGTCAAAGACGACTCGCCGCTGCTTTCCGACTTGCGCGCAATGCCGGAGGTCTATCGGCTGGAAGAATATGTCCCGCCCAAGCTCAGCAACGACCGGGCGCGTGCTCTGCTCGGCATCGACGCACCCACTTCGGGCAATCCGACGACGGCGACGTCCAACATCCCGTTCGACGGCCGCGGCCAAACCGTCGGCATCGCCGATACCGGCCTTGATGACCGGCATCCCGATTTCCAGGGGCGGCTTGTCGGAATATCGGCCCTGGGGCGGGTTGGCGACCACTCCGATCCGATTGGCCACGGCACCCACGTGGCGGGCAGCGTCGGCGGCGACGGGACCGCGTCTGCCGGGAAAATCATGGGCATGGCTCCGGCAGTCAGCATCTTCTTTCAATCGATTCTTGACGCCCAAGGACGGCTCGGCGGGCTGCCGTGGGATCTCAACGACCTCTTCGACGAGGCCTACCAGGCGGGCGCGCGCATTCACAACAACAGCTGGGGCGCCGCTACGGCCTCGCGCTACACCTTTAACTCGACCGAAATCGACGAGTTCGTCGATTCGCACCGCGACATGACCATCGTGATCGCGGCCGGCAACGAGGGCACTGCAAGACAGCCGTTCAACAGCAGGCCTGGGTTCGTCGACTGGCTCTCGATCGGCTCTCCGGCGACCTCCAAGAACGGCGTCACCGTGGGGGCGAGCCAGACGGATCGCACCAGCGGCGGGTATTCCAAGCTCACTTGGGGCAAGGCTTGGCCCGCAGATTTCCCGATGGCACCGATCGCGACCGAAATGACTTCGGGCGATCCGGAGTCGATGGCGGCCTTCAGCAGCCGCGGCCCTTGCGACGATCGCCGAATCAAGCCCGACGTGGTCGCGCCCGGCACCAACATCTCTTCGACGAAGTCCTCGCGGGCGCCGCTGGCAGAGTTCTGGGGAAGCGTCCCCGGCTATAACGGCCGGTACGCTTATATGGGCGGAACCAGCATGGCAACCCCGATCGTCTCGGGCTGCCTGGCCCTGATTCGCCAGTATTATGTCGACGAACGCGACAGCGACCCTTCGGCGGCGCTGCTTAAAGCAACGCTCATCAATAGCACCCGACGACTTACAGGATCGACCGCCGTCGCCGACTTTGCGGCACTGCCAAACTTTCACCAGGGCTTCGGCTGCGTCGACATGCGTTGGGCACTACCCAATCCTGGCGCGCCTGATCTACGGCTGGAATTCCGCGACACATGGAAGGACCCCACCCAGCAGTTCACTTCCACGGGGCAGTCGTTGCGGTACGTGATTACCGCTGGGGACGCTCGTCCACTGCGGCTCTGCCTCGCTTACACCGACATTCCTGGGCGCGCGTTGCAAAACGACCTTAATCTCTTCGTGCAGTCACTGGCCACCGGCCAGAAGTGGGTCGGCAACCAAGATCTGCCGATGCGGCTGTCACCGGTCGATGCCGAAAACAATGTCGAGATCGTGCGCATCGATGAGCCGCCGCCGGGCGGGTACCTGATTCAAATCGCGGCGACCAATCTACTCAGCACGAAGGGGCAGGACTTCGCGCTGGTGGTGACCGGCGACCTGAAGTCCGGCATCTCGGCATTCTCACGTAGCTCATCGACGATGGCGTCGCGACCCGGCACTTGA
- a CDS encoding phospholipase D-like domain-containing protein codes for MSDFSAFNEVGGFRVKLWRGESACLLGFDVDEPEDDFVGFAVEFRDPDSTDFQTLRNRLSFDAPDAVDGFRNFPTLEAPLQTFRWVHFPWESKTGIYTYRVTKMHMNPDSTLRQGLSIELPIELGPVTLPGFLDVGFTRNFASSQAFEDKKARFGFGNDIIPAKPDQGLEFTAKKAEVTAKFDIYAWLGFEAYRLLFDYLDWAVNDQTVRIDAMAYDFNEPDILARLEALGNRLRIIIDDSKGHGGAGTAETEAATRLIASAGQDNVHRGHFQNLQHNKVLIARRLSDGAPLRVLGGSTNFSFRGLYIQANNMYVFTDPDVAALFADMFDEAFGDMAGFSNVDLAAKWQAVKKSGQPTIKVCFSPHKSSNLSLAPVGGAIQQATSSVFYSFAFMNQTKSGPVREALDNLMGRPVFSYGIVNEATGMEIHKPDGEIGLVDFAYLSKHAPEPFKSEWSGGAGINIHNKFVVVDFDQPGAKVYTGSSNFAPSGEEANGDHLLSIENQRVATAYAIDALTLFDHLNFRDRMKQSGQPKTQVAATKKETLQLQKPIAISGAAQPWFAKFYEQGSQRELDRITFSRR; via the coding sequence ATGAGTGACTTCTCGGCCTTCAATGAAGTTGGCGGATTTCGGGTCAAGCTATGGCGCGGGGAGTCGGCATGCCTGCTCGGGTTCGATGTCGACGAGCCTGAGGATGACTTCGTCGGCTTCGCCGTCGAGTTTCGCGATCCGGACAGCACCGACTTTCAGACTTTGCGCAACCGGTTGTCGTTCGACGCTCCTGATGCGGTCGACGGCTTCCGCAATTTCCCGACCTTGGAGGCCCCGCTGCAGACCTTTCGGTGGGTGCACTTTCCGTGGGAATCCAAGACCGGCATCTACACCTACCGGGTGACCAAGATGCACATGAACCCGGACAGCACCCTGAGGCAGGGGTTGTCGATCGAACTGCCGATCGAGCTTGGGCCGGTGACGCTTCCGGGATTCCTCGACGTGGGCTTCACCCGAAACTTCGCGTCCTCGCAGGCTTTTGAGGACAAGAAGGCCCGTTTTGGGTTCGGCAACGACATCATCCCGGCCAAGCCTGACCAAGGTTTGGAGTTCACCGCCAAGAAGGCGGAAGTCACCGCGAAATTTGATATCTACGCATGGTTGGGATTCGAGGCCTATCGGCTGCTGTTCGACTACTTGGACTGGGCAGTCAACGACCAGACGGTGCGCATCGACGCGATGGCTTACGACTTCAACGAACCCGATATTCTCGCGCGTCTCGAGGCGCTCGGTAACCGGTTGCGGATCATCATCGACGACTCCAAGGGCCACGGTGGCGCTGGCACGGCAGAGACCGAAGCGGCGACCCGGCTGATTGCCAGCGCCGGGCAAGACAACGTGCACCGCGGCCATTTCCAGAACCTGCAGCACAACAAGGTGCTCATCGCCCGCCGCCTCAGCGACGGCGCGCCGCTGCGGGTGCTCGGCGGATCGACGAACTTCTCCTTCCGCGGCCTCTACATCCAGGCCAACAACATGTACGTCTTCACCGACCCCGATGTGGCAGCACTGTTCGCCGACATGTTCGACGAAGCCTTCGGCGACATGGCCGGATTCTCTAACGTCGACCTGGCCGCCAAGTGGCAGGCTGTCAAGAAGTCGGGGCAGCCGACCATCAAGGTGTGCTTCTCCCCGCACAAGTCCTCAAATCTGTCATTGGCACCGGTCGGTGGAGCGATCCAGCAGGCAACGTCGAGCGTGTTCTACTCGTTCGCCTTCATGAACCAGACCAAATCGGGGCCCGTGCGAGAAGCGTTGGATAACTTGATGGGTCGGCCCGTGTTCAGCTACGGCATTGTCAACGAAGCCACAGGTATGGAAATACACAAACCCGACGGCGAGATCGGCCTGGTCGACTTCGCTTACCTGTCCAAGCACGCTCCCGAGCCGTTCAAGTCCGAGTGGTCCGGCGGCGCGGGCATCAACATTCACAACAAGTTTGTTGTCGTCGACTTCGATCAGCCGGGCGCCAAGGTCTACACGGGATCCAGCAATTTCGCGCCCTCGGGTGAAGAAGCAAACGGCGATCATCTGCTGTCCATTGAGAATCAGCGGGTGGCCACCGCGTACGCGATTGATGCGCTCACCCTGTTCGATCACCTCAACTTCCGGGACCGAATGAAGCAATCCGGTCAGCCGAAAACTCAGGTGGCAGCGACGAAGAAGGAAACGCTGCAACTACAAAAGCCGATAGCGATCTCCGGTGCCGCACAGCCGTGGTTCGCCAAGTTCTACGAGCAGGGCAGCCAGCGCGAACTAGACCGCATTACGTTCTCGCGGCGGTGA
- a CDS encoding pentapeptide repeat-containing protein gives MDDLEPLTGPEEQLLEKLRMGEPCTFLRDGDVGDTEVDKASWGDERLVRAAVLKSLLSNAANAWGVSAGSAVDLCGAVVKGDLSGFEGSQLPPIRFDCCRFDDIVDLSKTTFTSDVSFRGATFTDGVNFGDATFSGGTGFDAAIFSRDADFRKATFTGKAGFNGTTFEGHAMFGEATFIDDAFFSTTTNGETKTTFKGNAAFQNAVFRRTAMFSEATFEGNAWFDGAICTGNTWFTNARFATDAIFSEATFTEAIGFLAATFLGLVDFTGALADEMRFTRTVFSTAEPGPWTASKVLLDQAVLTVRSRIPITTMTLDASGLQAREGADLVLRCPTVDLGHSEFIRRSLISSPPVAQGIPDRLPQPPADNSPREAARAEAATAMMNLRAKLEKELSDSQTTAAEPNALPVTVPHEAVRNGPQCRVISLKRANISELVLWDVALDDCEFAGALGLDKLRVGPGCSFRWTPKKWNGRPMNRRRILAEELKWRRAHDRSLKAPKEKIDFPPAPDISEVYRDLRKGLEESKNEPGAADFYYGEMEMRRLAGREPTASDTTRRRNPPSWAERILLSLYWAASGYGLRASRSIMTFVVLLTAAALVFTVPTFRSAPPQPIEIAKVDLKTGAVTNKAPPPPKVLPFSTALEFAARESISLLQSRGSSDIAPKGFGTIVDFILRLAGPVLLALTLLGLRARIRR, from the coding sequence GTGGACGATCTGGAGCCGCTGACCGGCCCCGAGGAACAGCTCCTGGAAAAGCTGCGAATGGGTGAGCCGTGCACATTTCTGAGGGACGGCGACGTCGGTGACACTGAGGTCGACAAGGCGAGCTGGGGCGACGAACGTCTCGTCCGGGCAGCCGTGCTGAAGTCGTTGCTGTCGAACGCAGCGAATGCGTGGGGTGTCAGCGCTGGCTCGGCCGTTGACTTGTGCGGGGCCGTGGTGAAGGGCGATCTCAGCGGGTTCGAGGGAAGTCAACTGCCGCCAATCCGCTTTGACTGCTGCAGATTCGATGACATCGTGGACCTCAGCAAGACGACGTTCACCAGCGACGTCAGCTTCCGGGGAGCGACGTTCACTGATGGCGTGAACTTCGGCGATGCGACTTTCAGCGGCGGCACGGGGTTCGATGCAGCTATCTTCAGCCGTGACGCCGATTTCCGGAAAGCAACGTTCACAGGGAAAGCCGGCTTCAACGGCACGACCTTCGAGGGCCACGCGATGTTTGGCGAGGCGACCTTCATCGATGACGCCTTTTTCAGTACAACGACGAACGGCGAGACAAAGACAACGTTCAAGGGCAACGCCGCGTTCCAAAATGCAGTCTTCAGGCGCACGGCCATGTTCAGCGAGGCGACCTTCGAGGGCAACGCCTGGTTCGACGGCGCAATCTGCACAGGCAACACCTGGTTCACGAATGCGAGATTCGCAACCGACGCCATATTCAGCGAGGCGACCTTCACCGAAGCCATCGGGTTCCTCGCAGCGACCTTCCTTGGCCTGGTGGATTTCACCGGTGCGCTGGCGGACGAAATGCGCTTCACCAGAACGGTCTTTTCCACCGCCGAACCCGGGCCGTGGACCGCGTCCAAGGTTCTGCTCGACCAGGCAGTACTAACTGTTCGCAGCCGTATCCCGATAACTACGATGACATTAGACGCCTCCGGGCTGCAAGCCCGAGAGGGTGCCGATCTTGTTCTTCGTTGCCCAACAGTCGATCTCGGCCACTCCGAATTCATCCGCCGCAGTCTAATTTCCAGTCCGCCAGTCGCACAAGGGATTCCGGACCGTTTGCCCCAACCACCGGCGGATAACTCCCCCCGGGAGGCAGCGCGGGCCGAAGCGGCGACAGCGATGATGAACCTCAGAGCGAAACTCGAAAAGGAGTTGTCTGACTCGCAGACCACTGCCGCCGAACCGAATGCCCTACCCGTGACCGTTCCGCACGAGGCAGTCCGCAACGGACCGCAGTGTCGCGTGATCTCACTGAAAAGAGCGAATATCAGCGAACTCGTTCTGTGGGACGTCGCCCTCGATGACTGCGAGTTCGCCGGAGCACTCGGCTTGGACAAGCTTCGCGTCGGACCCGGCTGCTCGTTTCGGTGGACGCCGAAAAAATGGAACGGGCGACCGATGAACCGACGCCGCATCCTCGCCGAGGAGCTGAAATGGCGCCGGGCACATGACCGCAGCCTGAAGGCGCCGAAGGAGAAGATCGATTTTCCGCCAGCGCCTGATATCTCCGAGGTCTACCGCGATCTTCGAAAGGGGCTTGAGGAAAGCAAGAACGAGCCGGGTGCCGCCGATTTCTACTACGGCGAGATGGAGATGCGCCGACTCGCCGGCCGCGAGCCCACCGCCAGCGATACGACCCGCCGACGCAATCCGCCGTCGTGGGCTGAGCGAATCCTCCTAAGTTTGTACTGGGCAGCCTCCGGATACGGGCTACGCGCCTCCCGCTCCATCATGACGTTTGTCGTGCTTCTCACTGCGGCAGCATTGGTATTCACCGTACCGACCTTCAGAAGCGCGCCGCCACAACCAATAGAGATTGCCAAAGTCGACCTGAAAACCGGAGCGGTGACGAACAAGGCGCCGCCTCCTCCGAAGGTGCTCCCGTTTTCGACCGCGCTCGAATTCGCGGCCAGGGAGAGCATTTCACTGCTTCAAAGCCGCGGCAGCTCCGACATCGCACCGAAGGGCTTCGGCACGATTGTTGATTTCATCCTTCGCCTTGCCGGCCCGGTACTGCTTGCGCTGACACTTCTCGGGCTCCGCGCCAGAATCAGGCGATGA
- a CDS encoding helix-turn-helix domain-containing protein, whose amino-acid sequence MPAPSESPISPATREFGRRVVARRHQLGLSQEKAAEAIGLHWSYLGQVERGRRNLTLHNILKIAEGLGIDAGELVRGLPVPSDG is encoded by the coding sequence ATGCCCGCCCCATCCGAATCGCCGATCTCGCCAGCGACCCGCGAATTTGGTCGTCGTGTAGTGGCGCGGCGGCACCAGCTTGGGTTGAGCCAGGAGAAGGCCGCCGAGGCGATCGGGCTCCACTGGTCTTATCTCGGCCAGGTCGAGCGCGGCCGGCGCAACTTAACTCTGCACAACATTCTGAAGATTGCCGAGGGCCTCGGGATCGATGCGGGCGAGCTTGTGCGTGGACTACCTGTGCCGAGCGACGGTTAG